In Streptomyces spororaveus, the following proteins share a genomic window:
- a CDS encoding helix-turn-helix domain-containing protein, with amino-acid sequence MDLGDLIRDLRTARGWSQGRLSDHINARYGTALTREYVSRWERGAVKPGAYYLRCLSVVLDVPLAVLEGQVDRREFLTDAAGAAIAPLVASDLLSAGFAARLTGGPTIEAWEAKLATYGTEYMSLGAADIQRRVSAELVTVQQQLDNPRLWSVAARLMTLYAKTFPGSDGAKAVHWYRMAAKAADASEDLDTRVWVRGRAAIALGYEGAALPVADVFADQAIAISDRPSLGLLNAVFGKAHAAAIRGDHTTARRLLAEGRRIFDRAGSHEQTSDYAVPHWRVNVFTSLLAARLGDETTAVAAQDAAAAELPATLPRFATHLEMHRGLMLARSGDTAAGAAHARAALDALPPQKHSLTLRLLMAEVERS; translated from the coding sequence ATGGACCTGGGGGACTTGATCAGAGACCTGCGTACCGCGCGAGGATGGTCGCAGGGCAGGCTGTCCGACCACATCAACGCCCGGTACGGGACGGCTCTGACCCGTGAGTACGTGTCCCGGTGGGAGCGCGGCGCGGTGAAGCCGGGTGCCTACTACCTGCGGTGCCTGTCCGTCGTGCTGGACGTACCGCTGGCCGTTCTGGAGGGTCAAGTGGACCGACGTGAGTTCCTCACCGACGCGGCCGGCGCCGCGATAGCCCCGCTGGTGGCCTCCGACCTCCTCAGCGCCGGGTTCGCCGCCCGCCTGACCGGCGGCCCCACCATCGAGGCGTGGGAGGCGAAGCTGGCCACGTACGGCACCGAGTACATGAGCCTGGGCGCAGCCGACATCCAGCGCCGGGTCAGCGCCGAACTCGTCACCGTCCAGCAGCAGCTCGACAACCCCCGTCTCTGGTCGGTCGCCGCCCGCCTGATGACCCTCTACGCGAAGACGTTCCCGGGCTCGGACGGGGCGAAAGCCGTGCACTGGTACCGGATGGCCGCGAAGGCCGCCGACGCCTCCGAAGACCTCGACACCCGTGTCTGGGTCCGCGGCCGCGCCGCGATCGCCCTCGGCTACGAAGGCGCAGCCCTCCCGGTCGCGGACGTCTTCGCCGACCAGGCCATCGCCATCAGCGACCGCCCGTCCCTGGGCCTGCTGAACGCCGTCTTCGGCAAAGCCCACGCTGCGGCCATCCGCGGCGACCACACCACCGCACGTCGGCTTCTCGCCGAGGGTCGGCGCATCTTCGACCGGGCCGGCTCCCACGAACAGACCTCCGACTACGCCGTCCCCCACTGGCGCGTCAACGTCTTCACCTCCCTGCTCGCCGCCCGCCTCGGCGACGAGACCACCGCCGTCGCCGCCCAGGACGCCGCAGCCGCCGAGTTGCCCGCGACCCTGCCCCGGTTCGCGACCCACCTGGAGATGCACCGCGGGCTGATGCTCGCCCGCTCCGGGGACACCGCCGCCGGCGCCGCGCACGCCCGCGCCGCGCTGGACGCCCTCCCGCCGCAGAAGCACTCGCTGACCCTGCGCCTCCTCATGGCGGAGGTCGAACGGTCGTGA